The nucleotide window AATTTATTTTGAATATATATTGCTGAAATTCACAGCGTTGTCATCGCATACCTCAACGCACCTTCCGCAATTAATGCATTCCCCTGAGAGCACGGCCCCGCTCTGTCTGCCGACCATGTGCAGGACCTGTTTTTCAGGGCAGATATCAACGCACTTCATGCATGATGTGCATTTGTCCCTGTCATATCCGATCCGCA belongs to Nitrospirota bacterium and includes:
- a CDS encoding 4Fe-4S binding protein, which produces RIGYDRDKCTSCMKCVDICPEKQVLHMVGRQSGAVLSGECINCGRCVEVCDDNAVNFSNIYSK